The following coding sequences lie in one Phycicoccus duodecadis genomic window:
- a CDS encoding N-acetylneuraminate synthase family protein — protein sequence MIIERTVTPLVVYGEDPVLRALEKITANRARIVFCVTEHGRLLGSISDGDVRRWIAAQDGVDLTRPCAEVANTGCVSAPLATVPADLRLLFTPSVDHVPLLDEQGHLAAVAVNRSDSFRVGRSEVGKGHRAFVIAEIGNNHNGSVELAKELVDLAAATGADAVKFQLRDMDALYRGKDGSTAGEDLGPQYTLDLLSRVNLPAERLFEVFDHARDRGVDVMCTPWDEPSVDALVGYGVPALKIASADLTNHTLLRYAARSGTPLVMSTGMSTEAEIRESVALLRATGTPYALLHCQSTYPAPFKDVNLRYLSRLAELGDCPVGYSGHERGFHVPVAAVALGATIIEKHFTVDKTMEGNDHTVSLLPGEFTEMVTRIREVEEALGTNGSRVVSTGEMMNRVNLAKSLVAAREIQAGEVIDRAAVDVKSPGRGLQPNALDRLVGRTAHRSMTAGEFFYASDLADSTPKGRAYSFRRPWGVPVRYHDWRALVADTRPDFLEFHFSYKDLELDPAPFFRDLPAHCSDRDGVLGMAFTTHLPDLFSGDFIVDLASLDDAVWERSIRELQRTVDTTRELARWFTLDDDPVVVATMGGFTSDRHLDPGERPRRYERVAAAVERVDRAGVRLTAQTLPPYPWLMGGQQFHNLFLDPVDTAEFSRSTGIPLTLDTSHTKLATTFLGRSFRDAVDLLAPHTLHLHLVDATGVDGEGPQVGDGEIDWPVLAEQLDALAPGVSFIPEIWQGHVNHGEGFWVALERLEQWF from the coding sequence GTGATCATCGAGCGCACCGTCACCCCCCTCGTCGTCTACGGCGAGGACCCCGTGCTGCGGGCTCTCGAGAAGATCACCGCCAACAGGGCGCGCATCGTCTTCTGCGTCACCGAGCACGGTCGGCTGCTCGGGTCGATCTCCGACGGCGACGTACGCCGGTGGATCGCCGCCCAGGACGGCGTCGACCTCACCCGGCCGTGTGCCGAGGTCGCCAACACCGGATGCGTCAGCGCGCCCCTGGCCACCGTGCCCGCCGACCTCCGGCTGCTCTTCACCCCGTCCGTCGACCACGTGCCGCTCCTCGACGAGCAGGGCCACCTCGCGGCCGTGGCGGTCAACCGCAGCGACTCCTTCCGGGTCGGCCGCAGCGAGGTCGGCAAGGGGCACCGGGCCTTCGTCATCGCCGAGATCGGCAACAACCACAACGGCTCGGTGGAGCTCGCCAAGGAGCTCGTCGACCTGGCCGCCGCCACCGGCGCCGACGCCGTGAAGTTCCAGCTGCGCGACATGGACGCCCTGTACCGCGGCAAGGACGGCAGCACCGCCGGCGAGGACCTCGGCCCGCAGTACACCCTCGACCTGCTCTCACGCGTGAACCTGCCGGCCGAGCGGCTGTTCGAGGTCTTCGACCACGCCCGCGACCGCGGCGTCGACGTCATGTGCACCCCGTGGGACGAGCCGAGCGTCGACGCCCTCGTCGGTTACGGCGTCCCGGCCCTGAAGATCGCCTCGGCCGACCTCACCAACCACACGCTGCTGCGCTACGCCGCGCGCTCCGGCACACCGCTGGTGATGTCGACGGGGATGTCGACCGAGGCCGAGATCCGCGAGAGCGTCGCGCTGCTGCGGGCCACCGGCACGCCGTACGCGCTGCTGCACTGCCAGTCGACCTACCCGGCGCCGTTCAAGGACGTGAACCTGCGCTACCTGTCGCGCCTGGCCGAGCTGGGCGACTGCCCTGTCGGGTACTCGGGGCACGAACGCGGCTTCCACGTGCCGGTCGCCGCGGTCGCCCTGGGCGCCACCATCATCGAGAAGCACTTCACCGTCGACAAGACGATGGAGGGCAACGACCACACGGTCTCGCTGCTCCCGGGCGAGTTCACCGAGATGGTCACGCGCATCCGCGAGGTGGAGGAGGCCCTGGGCACCAACGGGTCCCGGGTCGTCTCCACCGGCGAGATGATGAACCGCGTCAACCTCGCGAAGAGCCTGGTCGCCGCCCGCGAGATCCAGGCCGGCGAGGTCATCGACCGTGCGGCCGTCGACGTCAAGAGCCCCGGCCGCGGCCTCCAGCCCAACGCCCTCGACCGCCTCGTCGGCCGCACCGCGCACCGCTCGATGACCGCCGGCGAGTTCTTCTACGCCTCCGACCTGGCCGACTCCACGCCCAAGGGCCGCGCGTACTCGTTCCGGCGGCCGTGGGGCGTGCCGGTGCGCTACCACGACTGGCGCGCACTGGTCGCCGACACCCGCCCGGACTTCCTCGAGTTCCACTTCTCCTACAAGGACCTCGAGCTCGACCCCGCGCCGTTCTTCCGCGACCTGCCGGCGCACTGCAGCGACCGCGACGGCGTCCTCGGGATGGCCTTCACGACGCACCTGCCCGACCTGTTCTCCGGCGACTTCATCGTCGACCTCGCCTCCCTCGACGACGCCGTGTGGGAGCGCTCCATCCGCGAGCTCCAGCGCACCGTCGACACCACCCGCGAGCTCGCCCGCTGGTTCACGCTCGACGACGACCCGGTGGTGGTCGCGACGATGGGCGGCTTCACCTCCGACCGCCACCTCGACCCCGGCGAGCGCCCCCGGCGCTACGAGCGGGTGGCCGCGGCCGTCGAGCGCGTCGACCGGGCAGGCGTCCGGCTCACCGCGCAGACGCTGCCGCCCTACCCGTGGCTGATGGGCGGCCAGCAGTTCCACAACCTCTTCCTCGACCCGGTCGACACCGCCGAGTTCAGCCGCTCCACCGGCATCCCGCTGACCCTCGACACCTCGCACACCAAGCTCGCCACCACCTTCCTGGGGCGCTCCTTCCGCGACGCGGTCGACCTGTTGGCGCCGCACACCCTGCACCTGCACCTGGTCGACGCGACCGGCGTCGACGGCGAGGGACCGCAGGTCGGCGACGGCGAGATCGACTGGCCGGTGCTGGCCGAGCAGCTCGACGCCCTCGCCCCCGGGGTCTCGTTCATCCCGGAGATCTGGCAGGGCCACGTCAACCACGGCGAGGGCTTCTGGGTCGCCCTGGAGCGGCTCGAGCAGTGGTTCTGA
- a CDS encoding cytidylyltransferase domain-containing protein, which yields MRILCVVPARGGSKGVPRKNVRVVAGRPLIAWTVEQALAARPAMDVVVSTDDDEIAEAARAAGALVPFRRPAELARDETPTEPVVRHAIEQARAADAAPDAVMLLQATSPIRLPGTVSRALARFAATGVDSLVGVVPQAPFLWTDGDEPSAAYDVTARPRRQDLTPQTLRYRETGSLYLTRTWVYDELDNRIGGRVGLFVMDEIEGVDIDTALDLAVAEQTLATLTSTGTTP from the coding sequence GTGAGGATCCTCTGCGTCGTGCCCGCCCGGGGTGGCTCCAAGGGCGTCCCCCGGAAGAACGTGCGGGTGGTCGCCGGCCGCCCGCTGATCGCCTGGACCGTCGAGCAGGCCCTGGCCGCCCGGCCGGCCATGGATGTCGTGGTCTCCACCGACGACGACGAGATCGCCGAGGCCGCCCGGGCCGCGGGCGCGCTGGTCCCCTTCCGTCGCCCGGCCGAGCTCGCCCGCGACGAGACCCCCACCGAGCCGGTCGTGCGACACGCCATCGAACAGGCCCGCGCGGCCGACGCCGCCCCCGACGCCGTGATGCTGCTCCAGGCGACCTCACCCATCCGGCTCCCCGGCACCGTCTCGCGCGCCCTGGCCCGGTTCGCCGCCACCGGGGTCGACTCGCTCGTCGGTGTCGTGCCGCAGGCGCCCTTCCTCTGGACCGACGGCGACGAGCCCAGCGCCGCCTACGACGTCACCGCCCGGCCGCGCCGCCAGGACCTCACGCCGCAGACCCTGCGCTACCGCGAGACCGGCTCCCTCTACCTCACCCGCACCTGGGTCTACGACGAGCTCGACAACCGCATCGGCGGCCGGGTCGGGCTCTTCGTCATGGACGAGATCGAGGGCGTCGACATCGACACCGCCCTCGACCTCGCCGTGGCCGAGCAGACCCTGGCCACCCTCACCAGCACCGGGACCACACCGTGA
- a CDS encoding sugar transferase, whose amino-acid sequence MTVHEILAPRLTARSGRRSRRAPSVAAVVVDLAVVLLVTLTAGLGRATLPVFRSVGDVPELVALAAAPIVIGWVVVIGLHGGYSAHLLGAGTQEYKAVVRGSFVTAGVIGVVSFLGKVPLSRGFFFLLLLLGVPSLLAGRFFLRRGLHALRRRGLLSHRVLVAGSAAQVDEIADVLRREPWLGLSVVGALLPTAAGGPTTPGGLPVLGTTARLVAVVEDSGCDVVLFAGGAVASAQQMRRAAWDLEGVDVQIMLVPSLTDVATDRVRVRPAAGMHLMELEGPRAHQASRVSKRIFDIVGASLCLVAAAPVLAITALAVRRHDGGPVIFRQRRVGLHGELFDCLKFRSMVVDAEAARRAGAVETTHEDDHVLFKHVDDPRVTPPGRLIRRFSIDEIPQFLNVLRGEMSLVGPRPPLPDEVERYTDDVRTRLAVRPGMTGLWQVSGRSDLSWEDSVRLDLYYVDNWSLVQDLAILWRTASAVISARGAY is encoded by the coding sequence ATGACCGTTCACGAGATCCTCGCTCCCCGCCTGACCGCCCGGTCCGGCCGGCGGAGCCGTCGGGCGCCGTCGGTGGCCGCGGTCGTGGTCGACCTCGCCGTCGTCCTGCTCGTGACCCTCACCGCCGGGCTGGGCCGGGCCACCCTGCCGGTGTTCCGCAGCGTGGGCGACGTGCCCGAGCTGGTCGCGCTGGCCGCCGCCCCGATCGTGATCGGCTGGGTGGTCGTCATCGGCCTCCACGGCGGCTACTCGGCGCACCTGCTCGGCGCCGGCACCCAGGAGTACAAGGCGGTGGTGCGCGGCTCGTTCGTCACCGCCGGCGTCATCGGCGTGGTCAGCTTCCTCGGCAAGGTCCCCCTGTCTCGCGGGTTCTTCTTCCTGCTCCTGCTGCTGGGGGTGCCCTCGCTGCTCGCCGGCCGGTTCTTCCTGCGCCGGGGGCTGCACGCCCTGCGCCGCCGTGGGCTGCTCTCGCACCGGGTGCTGGTGGCCGGCTCGGCCGCGCAGGTCGACGAGATCGCCGACGTGCTGCGGCGCGAGCCCTGGCTCGGGCTGTCGGTGGTGGGCGCGCTGCTGCCCACCGCCGCCGGTGGCCCGACCACCCCGGGCGGGCTGCCCGTGCTCGGCACCACGGCCCGGCTCGTGGCCGTGGTCGAGGACAGCGGCTGTGACGTCGTGCTCTTCGCGGGTGGGGCCGTCGCGTCCGCGCAGCAGATGCGCCGGGCCGCCTGGGACCTCGAGGGCGTCGACGTCCAGATCATGCTGGTGCCGAGCCTCACCGACGTCGCCACCGACCGGGTACGGGTCCGGCCCGCCGCCGGGATGCACCTGATGGAGCTCGAGGGCCCGCGGGCGCACCAGGCCAGCCGCGTCTCGAAGCGGATCTTCGACATCGTCGGCGCCTCGCTCTGCCTGGTCGCCGCGGCCCCGGTCCTGGCCATCACCGCGCTGGCCGTCCGGCGCCACGACGGCGGCCCGGTGATCTTCCGCCAGCGCCGGGTCGGCCTGCACGGAGAGCTCTTCGACTGCCTGAAGTTCCGCTCGATGGTGGTCGACGCCGAGGCGGCCCGCCGGGCGGGCGCCGTCGAGACCACGCACGAGGACGACCACGTGCTCTTCAAGCACGTCGACGACCCCCGGGTCACCCCGCCCGGGCGCCTCATCCGGCGGTTCTCGATCGACGAGATCCCGCAGTTCCTCAACGTGCTGCGCGGCGAGATGAGCCTGGTGGGGCCACGGCCCCCGCTGCCCGACGAGGTCGAGCGCTACACCGACGACGTCCGCACCCGCCTGGCCGTGCGCCCCGGGATGACGGGGCTCTGGCAGGTGTCGGGCCGCTCGGACCTGTCGTGGGAGGACTCGGTGCGCCTGGACCTGTACTACGTCGACAACTGGTCGCTGGTGCAGGACCTCGCGATCCTGTGGCGCACCGCCTCGGCGGTCATCTCGGCCCGCGGGGCGTACTGA
- a CDS encoding glycosyltransferase translates to MYRTPDGRTVAIAHDYLTQRGGAERVVLALARAFPGAPVHTTLFDPEGTYPEFGDLDVRASPLNRVPALRRNHRAALPFLPLAAATVRPEADIVVASTSGWAHGFAASGRVVAYCHAPARWVYQSENYLGGPLWRSGTGVALGLLRPALRGWDQRAARRPVAYLSNSRVVRERIAEAYGIPAEVLPAPHAMDPAAERAPVGPLADWADGGYLLVVSRLLPYKNVEAVVEAVRGTAHRLVVVGDGPGREALLARMPGNTRLVSGLTDAQVRWVYAHARLLVAPSLEDYGLTPLEAAAFGVPALTLGAGGYLDTVRDGVTGLYVDGPDPGVLRDGVERALAHGFDAAVVREHADRFSEDGFRARIRAVVDAVGTGPRT, encoded by the coding sequence ATGTACCGCACCCCTGACGGCCGCACCGTCGCGATCGCCCACGACTACCTGACGCAGCGGGGCGGGGCCGAGCGCGTCGTCCTGGCCCTGGCCCGGGCCTTCCCGGGCGCGCCGGTGCACACCACCCTCTTCGACCCCGAGGGCACCTACCCCGAGTTCGGCGACCTCGACGTGCGGGCGTCCCCGCTCAACCGGGTGCCCGCCCTGCGTCGCAACCACCGGGCCGCCCTGCCGTTCCTGCCCCTGGCCGCCGCGACCGTCCGGCCCGAGGCCGACATCGTGGTCGCCTCCACCTCCGGCTGGGCCCACGGGTTCGCCGCATCCGGGCGGGTCGTCGCCTACTGCCACGCCCCGGCGCGCTGGGTCTACCAGAGCGAGAACTACCTCGGCGGGCCCCTCTGGCGGTCGGGCACCGGCGTCGCGCTGGGCCTGCTGCGGCCGGCGCTGCGCGGTTGGGACCAGCGGGCCGCGCGCCGGCCCGTCGCGTACCTGTCGAACTCACGGGTGGTGCGCGAGCGCATCGCCGAGGCCTACGGCATCCCGGCCGAGGTGCTCCCGGCCCCCCATGCGATGGACCCCGCGGCCGAGCGCGCCCCGGTCGGCCCGCTCGCCGACTGGGCCGACGGGGGCTACCTGCTCGTGGTCTCGCGACTGCTGCCGTACAAGAACGTCGAGGCCGTGGTCGAGGCCGTGCGCGGTACCGCGCACCGCCTGGTCGTGGTGGGCGACGGCCCGGGCCGCGAGGCGCTGCTGGCCCGGATGCCCGGCAACACCCGGCTGGTCTCGGGACTGACCGACGCCCAGGTCCGCTGGGTGTACGCCCACGCCCGGCTGCTGGTGGCGCCCAGCCTCGAGGACTACGGCCTGACCCCGCTGGAGGCCGCGGCCTTCGGGGTCCCGGCCCTCACCCTCGGCGCCGGCGGCTACCTCGACACCGTGCGCGACGGCGTCACCGGCCTGTACGTCGACGGCCCCGACCCGGGCGTCCTGCGCGACGGCGTCGAGCGTGCCCTGGCGCACGGCTTCGACGCCGCGGTGGTGCGCGAGCACGCGGACCGCTTCTCGGAGGACGGCTTCCGCGCCCGCATCCGGGCCGTCGTCGACGCCGTGGGGACCGGGCCGAGAACCTGA
- a CDS encoding glycosyltransferase family 4 protein — protein MTARTGLVWDARWEVVSGIGRFSREVRTRLAIPTLEAGGAAPVSPRGLLDLELAALRERRGGRAHPPRALVCPGFMAPLAWPAPTAVVVHDLMHRDVPGEAGRARRAYLDTVVRRSVRAAAVVLTVSDHSRDRILEWSGVAADRVVTVGNGVGPAFTPQGPRRAEDRPYLLYVGNHKPHKNLPRMLEAFARVPGRPLLLLSGDPAPAVDGPARALGVAGRLRFLGRPDDGALAAAYRGAAATLVLSTHEGFGLPALESMACATPVLASPVTSLPEVVGDAGLLADPLDVGSMTEGMTRLLTDDTLRARLATAGAARAAAFTWERVAARVADAVAAHLGAAPPGGWPDVPHP, from the coding sequence GTGACGGCCCGGACCGGCCTGGTGTGGGACGCCCGCTGGGAGGTCGTCAGCGGCATCGGCCGGTTCAGCCGCGAGGTCCGCACCCGCCTCGCCATCCCGACGCTCGAGGCCGGAGGAGCCGCCCCGGTCTCGCCCCGCGGGCTGCTCGACCTCGAGCTCGCCGCGCTGCGCGAGCGTCGCGGCGGCCGGGCGCATCCGCCCCGGGCCCTGGTGTGCCCGGGCTTCATGGCGCCGCTGGCCTGGCCCGCCCCGACCGCCGTCGTGGTCCACGACCTGATGCACCGTGACGTCCCCGGCGAGGCGGGCCGGGCCCGGCGCGCCTACCTCGACACCGTCGTGCGACGCTCGGTCCGCGCGGCGGCGGTGGTGCTGACCGTGTCGGACCACTCCCGCGACCGCATCCTCGAGTGGTCGGGCGTCGCCGCCGACCGCGTCGTGACCGTGGGCAACGGGGTGGGGCCCGCCTTCACCCCCCAGGGCCCGCGCCGGGCCGAGGACCGCCCGTACCTGCTCTACGTGGGCAACCACAAGCCGCACAAGAACCTGCCCCGGATGCTCGAGGCCTTCGCCCGCGTCCCCGGGCGGCCCCTGCTGCTCCTCAGCGGCGACCCCGCGCCGGCGGTGGACGGGCCCGCCCGCGCGCTCGGCGTGGCGGGCCGGCTGCGCTTCCTCGGCCGCCCCGACGACGGCGCCCTGGCCGCGGCGTACCGGGGCGCGGCCGCCACCCTCGTCCTCTCGACCCACGAGGGCTTCGGCCTCCCGGCACTGGAGTCGATGGCCTGCGCGACGCCGGTGCTGGCCTCGCCCGTCACCTCGCTGCCCGAGGTCGTGGGCGATGCCGGCCTCCTCGCCGACCCCCTCGACGTCGGGTCGATGACCGAGGGGATGACCCGCCTGCTCACCGACGACACGCTGCGCGCGCGCCTGGCCACCGCCGGTGCGGCCCGGGCCGCCGCCTTCACCTGGGAGCGCGTCGCGGCCCGCGTGGCCGACGCGGTGGCCGCCCACCTCGGCGCCGCGCCCCCCGGGGGGTGGCCGGATGTACCGCACCCCTGA
- a CDS encoding glycosyltransferase family 4 protein yields MALWVVPVSDLAGVARHVLDVAAVGVPGHRLVVLCPPGPLAERLRDAGAAVSTAPVGPGDGVRESVAAVRHAVGALRPAVVHSHLSWADVVTAAATVGSRAALVSTEHGIADDDLVYHGTAWRSRLKEALHTARLRRADAVVAVSAATARSVRAKWHPGPRTIVRVVPNGVDRVERPARPPGLHVVSVARLAPEKRVEAAVRAFAVLHERRPEARLTVAGTGDGEAALRSLVAERGLGDVVDLVGHVDAPGLLARADVLVQLSVWENCSYSLLDALAHGCGAVATDVGGNGEILPASALVAHDDPAAVADEIERQGLDPATRPRLAAAWPTRQEMCERLAAVYAEVGA; encoded by the coding sequence GTGGCCCTCTGGGTCGTCCCGGTCTCCGACCTCGCCGGGGTGGCCCGGCACGTCCTCGACGTCGCGGCCGTCGGCGTCCCGGGTCACCGCCTGGTGGTCCTCTGCCCGCCGGGTCCCCTCGCCGAGCGGCTGCGCGACGCCGGCGCGGCCGTCAGCACCGCGCCCGTGGGGCCCGGGGACGGGGTGCGCGAGTCGGTGGCCGCGGTGCGCCACGCCGTCGGTGCGCTGCGGCCCGCGGTGGTGCACTCGCACCTGTCGTGGGCGGATGTCGTCACGGCCGCCGCCACCGTGGGGTCGCGAGCGGCACTGGTCAGCACCGAGCACGGTATCGCCGACGACGACCTCGTCTACCACGGCACCGCCTGGCGCTCCCGGCTCAAGGAGGCCCTGCACACCGCCCGGCTGCGCCGTGCCGACGCCGTCGTCGCGGTGTCGGCGGCCACCGCCCGCAGCGTGCGCGCCAAGTGGCACCCGGGGCCCCGCACGATCGTCCGGGTCGTGCCCAACGGGGTCGACCGGGTCGAACGCCCCGCGCGGCCACCTGGGCTGCACGTGGTGTCGGTGGCCCGGCTGGCGCCCGAGAAGCGGGTCGAGGCCGCGGTGCGGGCCTTCGCCGTGCTGCACGAGCGCCGGCCCGAGGCCCGGCTCACGGTCGCCGGCACCGGCGACGGGGAGGCCGCCCTGCGCAGCCTCGTGGCCGAGCGGGGGCTGGGCGACGTCGTCGACCTGGTGGGGCACGTCGACGCGCCGGGGCTGCTGGCCCGGGCCGACGTCCTGGTGCAGCTGTCGGTGTGGGAGAACTGCTCCTACTCGCTGCTCGACGCCCTGGCCCACGGCTGCGGGGCGGTCGCCACCGACGTCGGCGGCAACGGCGAGATCCTGCCCGCGAGCGCGCTGGTCGCGCACGACGACCCCGCCGCCGTGGCCGACGAGATCGAGCGCCAGGGTCTCGACCCGGCGACCCGCCCCCGGCTGGCCGCCGCCTGGCCGACCCGCCAGGAGATGTGCGAGCGCCTGGCCGCCGTCTACGCCGAGGTCGGCGCGTGA
- a CDS encoding CgeB family protein has product MTAPTRVLVLSPAFHGYWRSLERALAGRGHDVHTVAYDDYAGARRVAAKLGHDLPERLGAGDTRRRGMLGARARAAVVEHDPDVVLVVKGDAFDDGFWDLMQTRRQRRALWLYDELRRTGHTDGSLAAAGPIASYSPLDVATLAARGLRAEHVPLAYDPGEPVTPLPRSPDVVFVGARYPSRKTLLDHLAAAGVPVRAYGRDWSGHPVDRLRTWRVRTPALPAGRDLGRPDTYGVMAAATAALNIHADQDGFTMRTFEACGVGALQLVDRADVGRHYEPGVEVAVFADADEAVALAHRAAADPAWAEGLRRAGRARTLAEHTFAHRAAALEALWTA; this is encoded by the coding sequence GTGACCGCCCCGACCCGGGTCCTCGTCCTCAGCCCCGCCTTCCACGGCTACTGGCGCTCCCTCGAGCGGGCCCTGGCCGGCCGGGGCCACGACGTGCACACGGTCGCCTACGACGACTACGCCGGCGCGAGGCGGGTGGCCGCCAAGCTGGGCCACGACCTGCCCGAACGGCTCGGCGCCGGCGACACCCGGCGGCGCGGGATGCTCGGCGCCCGGGCCCGTGCGGCCGTGGTCGAGCACGACCCCGACGTGGTGCTCGTGGTCAAGGGTGACGCCTTCGACGACGGCTTCTGGGACCTGATGCAGACCCGTCGCCAGCGCCGCGCCCTGTGGCTCTACGACGAGCTGCGACGCACCGGGCACACCGACGGCTCGCTCGCGGCGGCCGGGCCCATCGCGTCCTACTCCCCGCTCGACGTCGCCACCCTCGCCGCGCGCGGCCTCCGCGCCGAGCACGTGCCGCTGGCGTACGACCCCGGCGAGCCGGTGACCCCCCTCCCCCGTTCGCCCGACGTCGTCTTCGTCGGCGCGCGCTACCCCTCGCGCAAGACCCTGCTCGACCACCTCGCCGCCGCCGGTGTGCCGGTGCGCGCCTACGGCCGCGACTGGTCGGGCCACCCCGTCGACCGGCTGCGCACCTGGCGGGTCCGCACGCCGGCGCTACCGGCCGGCCGCGACCTCGGCCGCCCCGACACCTACGGTGTGATGGCGGCCGCCACGGCCGCGCTCAACATCCACGCCGACCAGGACGGCTTCACGATGCGGACCTTCGAGGCGTGCGGTGTCGGCGCCCTCCAGCTGGTCGACCGGGCCGACGTGGGGCGCCACTACGAGCCCGGGGTCGAGGTCGCGGTCTTCGCCGACGCCGACGAGGCGGTCGCCCTCGCGCACCGCGCCGCCGCCGACCCGGCCTGGGCCGAGGGGCTGCGCCGGGCGGGGCGTGCCCGCACCCTGGCCGAGCACACCTTCGCGCACCGCGCCGCCGCCCTGGAGGCGCTGTGGACGGCCTGA